One genomic segment of Ignavibacteriota bacterium includes these proteins:
- a CDS encoding sodium-translocating pyrophosphatase, with product MELLIYIIPVLGLSALAFSYYKNSWISKKSTGTENMTKISKYIRDGAIAFLKTEYKVLFWVILVVAILLAYSNSGNEESSWLISLSFVIGAFSSGLAGYLGMNAATKANVRTTEAARIGLGPALEIAFSGGTIMGMNVVGLGVFGLGILFIFYSNLNWDIFKIINVLSGFSLGASTIALFARVGGGIYTKAADVGADLAGKVYEGIPEDDHRNPATIADNVGDNVGDVAGMGADLFESYVGAIVGTMVLGAVFVTPDVPELKLEAVILPLVLAGVGIILSILGSLLVRVKEGGNPQKALNFGEFSAAGMMIVASYFIITWMLPQSWTYNNFEYTSLGIFFATLIGLVAGTLIGLITEYYTGTDYKPVHKIAYQSLTGAATTIISGMGVGMSSTALPTIILALGIIGAYEFANLYGIAIAALGMLSTTGIQLAVDAYGPISDNAGGIAEMAELPKEVRERTDKLDAVGNTTAAIGKGFAIGSAALTALALFSAYMQQAEINVIDLAKPIIMGGLFIGAMLPFLFSSMAMGAVGRAAREMIIEVGRQFREIPGLREGTAEAEYSKCVEISTQAAIKEMILPGLMAISVPVIIGFISKEMLAGLLAGVTVSGVLMAIFQSNAGGAWDNAKKLIEGNLNIDGKMYGKGSEPHKASVVGDTVGDPLKDTSGPSLNILIKLMSVVSLVIAPLIK from the coding sequence ATGGAATTACTAATCTACATTATACCAGTTCTTGGCTTATCTGCACTTGCATTTTCATATTACAAAAACTCTTGGATTTCTAAAAAAAGCACCGGCACTGAAAATATGACCAAAATTTCTAAATACATTAGAGATGGTGCAATTGCTTTTCTTAAAACAGAGTACAAAGTTCTTTTCTGGGTAATTCTTGTTGTTGCAATTTTATTAGCATATTCAAATTCCGGAAACGAAGAATCTTCATGGTTAATTTCATTATCATTTGTTATTGGCGCATTTAGTTCTGGTCTTGCCGGATATTTAGGAATGAATGCGGCAACTAAAGCTAATGTGAGAACAACCGAAGCCGCAAGAATAGGTCTAGGCCCCGCTTTAGAAATTGCATTTTCCGGTGGAACAATTATGGGAATGAATGTTGTTGGTTTAGGTGTTTTTGGTCTCGGTATTTTATTTATTTTTTATTCAAATCTTAATTGGGATATTTTTAAAATAATAAATGTTCTTTCCGGCTTCTCATTAGGAGCTTCAACAATTGCGCTATTTGCAAGAGTTGGTGGTGGAATTTATACAAAAGCTGCAGATGTTGGAGCAGATTTAGCCGGTAAAGTTTATGAAGGAATTCCTGAAGATGATCATAGAAACCCCGCGACAATTGCTGATAATGTTGGCGATAATGTCGGTGATGTTGCCGGAATGGGTGCAGATTTATTTGAAAGTTACGTTGGGGCCATTGTTGGAACTATGGTTTTGGGTGCTGTTTTTGTTACGCCCGATGTTCCGGAATTAAAATTAGAAGCTGTAATTTTACCTTTAGTTTTAGCCGGAGTTGGAATTATACTTTCAATTTTAGGTTCACTTCTTGTAAGAGTTAAAGAAGGCGGAAATCCTCAAAAAGCTCTAAATTTTGGTGAGTTTAGTGCCGCCGGAATGATGATTGTTGCATCATATTTTATTATTACTTGGATGCTACCTCAATCATGGACCTACAATAATTTTGAATATACAAGTTTAGGAATTTTCTTTGCAACTTTAATCGGATTAGTTGCCGGAACTCTTATTGGACTTATTACTGAATATTATACCGGAACAGATTATAAACCAGTTCACAAAATAGCTTACCAATCCTTGACGGGTGCAGCAACAACAATTATTTCCGGTATGGGAGTTGGAATGAGTTCAACAGCACTTCCAACAATAATTTTAGCACTGGGAATAATTGGTGCATATGAATTTGCAAATTTATATGGAATTGCAATTGCCGCATTGGGAATGCTTTCAACTACCGGAATACAATTAGCAGTTGATGCATACGGACCAATTTCGGATAATGCCGGCGGTATTGCAGAAATGGCTGAATTACCAAAAGAAGTTAGAGAAAGAACTGATAAATTAGATGCCGTTGGAAATACAACTGCTGCAATTGGAAAAGGTTTTGCAATTGGTTCGGCTGCATTAACAGCTTTGGCATTATTTTCGGCTTACATGCAGCAAGCGGAAATTAATGTAATTGATTTGGCAAAACCAATTATTATGGGTGGATTATTTATTGGCGCAATGCTTCCATTTTTATTTTCATCAATGGCAATGGGAGCTGTTGGAAGAGCCGCAAGAGAAATGATTATTGAAGTAGGCAGACAATTTAGAGAAATTCCCGGTTTGCGTGAAGGAACTGCCGAAGCCGAATATTCAAAATGTGTTGAAATTTCTACGCAAGCTGCAATTAAAGAAATGATTTTACCCGGATTAATGGCAATTTCAGTTCCGGTAATTATTGGATTTATTTCAAAAGAAATGCTTGCCGGTTTATTAGCCGGAGTTACAGTTTCCGGAGTTTTAATGGCAATTTTTCAATCAAACGCCGGCGGAGCCTGGGATAATGCAAAAAAATTGATTGAAGGAAATTTAAATATTGATGGCAAAATGTACGGAAAAGGTTCGGAACCGCACAAAGCATCAGTTGTCGGCGATACTGTTGGTGATCCTTTAAAAGATACATCCGGACCATCACTAAATATTTTAATTAAATTAATGTCTGTAGTTTCCTTGGTAATTGCGCCATTAATTAAGTAA
- a CDS encoding SpoIIE family protein phosphatase, producing MLSKFLAKYRKKIILPVTILLGIIGFINLYFILNITPRTNDECLWKQEKIGKDSLRIYFDLVKHNGITWNAGIRDGDTFLKIDGKKLRNLFHASYLADRKPTGDSLVFTVSREGKVFDTTIKVKKIIDIGGLAFAILGIIWLAVGFVVLSSKPYGFPQLLFYRIGALFVLSNTVYLFSGNQLLNPFFEYKILTLFADLSWVISSIFLPYIFIYFFWVFPLETKIIKKKYTSKFLIITPTIFAAVAVISRIYFVYYPLATSNVFDNKSTFILIGFINVSILIALIIGLISLFRSFMKLKDPTERASIFVVLIGYTVGVISIIYVNTFANVLADSIFNNPEYYLPIFLIILLPLSFGYSIFRYSLLDVSDVLKNTILYGTATITIAGSYFLIIYVLGQYISEAVTSEYQGVVAGGIFIIFALIFQSTKDRFQNVITKYFYPEQFAYQKVLMKFSNDISTIVGMDNILDSVLETFVDSLKVEKFGIAIKDFNTNEFILKREDGFQNKNLTFTNCENVIELKINEKLELKHPIAFDQTEFENIFPCVSKELIAEGIYTIIPLYIKKKIIGLLLFGLKHSGAQFAGKDIDLLIAAANQTAVSLENARLYEEEAKKIKLERELVVARQIQEGLLPINIPKLNNLDISGIMIPAMQVGGDYYDVIKITDTQMFIVVGDVSGKGLSASFYMSKLQTMIQLFCTDTRSPKEVLYELNKRITGNIDKQWFITLTVAFIDVAKRQIKICRAGHTPTLKITDGVVQYIKPKGIGIGLESGDLFKNNLEELEVNISPHDIFIFSSDGVNEAMNSNNDLFGYDKLISVIKEKSHLSAKEILNLSIQNLEVFRGNTEPNDDITMVVLKVL from the coding sequence ATGTTAAGTAAATTTTTAGCAAAATACAGAAAAAAAATAATTCTTCCGGTAACAATATTACTTGGAATAATAGGATTTATTAATCTGTATTTTATTTTGAATATTACGCCAAGAACAAATGATGAATGTTTGTGGAAGCAAGAAAAAATTGGTAAAGACAGTTTAAGAATTTATTTCGATTTGGTAAAACATAATGGAATAACTTGGAATGCAGGAATTAGAGACGGCGATACTTTCTTAAAAATTGACGGTAAAAAATTAAGAAATTTATTTCACGCTTCATATTTGGCAGATAGAAAACCAACCGGCGATTCGCTTGTTTTTACAGTTTCAAGAGAGGGAAAAGTTTTTGACACAACTATTAAAGTAAAGAAAATTATTGATATAGGCGGATTGGCTTTTGCAATTCTTGGCATAATTTGGCTTGCGGTTGGATTTGTAGTTTTATCATCAAAACCTTATGGATTTCCGCAATTATTATTTTATAGAATTGGAGCTCTGTTTGTTCTCTCAAATACAGTTTACCTTTTTTCCGGAAATCAATTATTAAATCCATTTTTTGAGTATAAAATTTTAACGCTTTTTGCAGATCTAAGCTGGGTAATTTCATCAATATTTCTTCCGTATATTTTTATTTATTTTTTCTGGGTATTTCCGCTTGAAACAAAAATTATAAAAAAGAAATACACTTCAAAATTTTTGATTATTACGCCAACAATTTTTGCGGCAGTTGCTGTAATTTCAAGAATATATTTTGTTTATTATCCGCTTGCAACTTCAAATGTTTTTGATAATAAATCAACTTTCATACTTATCGGATTTATAAATGTTTCCATTCTTATTGCATTAATAATCGGGTTAATTTCTCTATTCAGAAGTTTTATGAAATTAAAAGATCCAACCGAACGAGCTTCAATATTTGTAGTATTGATCGGCTATACCGTTGGAGTAATTTCAATTATTTATGTAAATACATTTGCAAATGTTTTAGCTGATTCTATATTTAATAATCCGGAATATTATCTACCAATATTTTTAATCATTCTGCTTCCGTTAAGTTTTGGATATTCGATTTTCAGATATTCATTATTGGATGTAAGCGATGTTTTAAAAAACACAATTCTCTACGGAACCGCAACAATTACAATTGCCGGAAGTTATTTTTTAATAATTTATGTTTTGGGTCAGTACATAAGTGAAGCTGTAACTTCGGAATATCAAGGCGTTGTTGCCGGAGGAATTTTCATAATTTTTGCGCTTATTTTTCAATCGACAAAAGACAGATTTCAAAATGTAATTACAAAATATTTTTATCCGGAACAATTTGCGTATCAAAAAGTTTTGATGAAATTCAGCAATGATATTTCTACAATTGTTGGAATGGATAATATTTTAGATTCGGTTTTAGAAACATTTGTTGATTCTTTAAAAGTTGAAAAGTTTGGAATTGCAATAAAAGATTTTAACACAAATGAATTTATTCTGAAAAGGGAAGACGGTTTTCAAAATAAAAATTTAACATTTACAAATTGTGAAAATGTAATTGAATTGAAAATAAATGAAAAATTAGAACTTAAACATCCAATTGCATTTGATCAAACCGAGTTTGAAAATATTTTTCCATGTGTTTCTAAAGAATTAATTGCAGAAGGAATTTATACAATAATTCCGCTTTATATTAAAAAGAAAATTATTGGATTATTATTATTTGGATTGAAACATTCGGGAGCGCAATTTGCCGGGAAAGATATTGATTTATTAATTGCTGCGGCAAATCAAACGGCTGTTTCTTTAGAAAATGCAAGATTGTATGAAGAAGAAGCCAAGAAAATAAAGCTCGAAAGGGAATTAGTTGTTGCGCGTCAAATACAAGAAGGATTGCTTCCAATTAATATTCCGAAATTAAATAATTTAGATATTTCCGGAATTATGATTCCCGCAATGCAAGTCGGCGGCGATTATTATGATGTTATTAAAATTACAGATACGCAAATGTTTATTGTTGTTGGAGACGTTTCCGGCAAAGGACTTTCCGCATCTTTTTATATGTCAAAACTTCAAACAATGATACAACTTTTCTGCACTGATACCAGATCGCCGAAAGAAGTTCTCTATGAATTAAACAAAAGAATCACCGGAAATATTGATAAACAATGGTTTATAACATTAACGGTTGCATTTATTGATGTTGCAAAAAGGCAAATAAAAATTTGCAGAGCCGGTCATACTCCAACTTTAAAAATTACAGATGGAGTTGTGCAATATATAAAACCAAAAGGAATTGGTATTGGATTAGAAAGTGGAGATTTGTTCAAAAATAATTTGGAAGAATTGGAAGTTAATATTTCTCCGCATGATATTTTTATTTTTTCTTCAGATGGCGTAAACGAAGCAATGAATTCTAATAATGATTTATTTGGTTATGATAAACTTATTTCAGTGATAAAAGAAAAATCTCATCTAAGCGCAAAAGAAATTTTAAATTTATCAATACAAAATTTAGAAGTTTTTAGAGGTAATACAGAACCCAATGACGATATTACAATGGTAGTATTAAAAGTTTTATAA
- a CDS encoding single-stranded DNA-binding protein, translating into MAELKMPELNNVIVAGNLTKDPIFRETSNNTPVANFHVAANRRYKDSNNQWQEDVCYVGVVAWNKLADSCKDRLRKGSAVLVDGELQSRTFKTEDGKNRTIVEIKAKRIQFLNKLGKSNEEFPDAAAEDSDDSLIEDTSFDKFLNDEESNLINDDK; encoded by the coding sequence ATGGCTGAATTGAAAATGCCTGAATTAAATAATGTAATTGTAGCCGGCAATTTAACAAAAGATCCAATTTTCAGAGAAACTTCAAATAATACTCCTGTTGCTAATTTTCACGTTGCTGCAAATAGAAGATACAAAGACAGTAATAATCAGTGGCAAGAAGATGTTTGCTATGTTGGGGTTGTTGCTTGGAATAAATTGGCTGATAGCTGCAAAGATAGATTAAGAAAAGGCAGTGCTGTTCTTGTTGATGGAGAATTACAAAGCAGAACTTTTAAAACTGAAGATGGAAAAAATAGAACAATCGTAGAAATAAAAGCAAAACGAATACAATTTTTAAATAAATTAGGCAAATCAAATGAAGAATTTCCAGATGCAGCAGCTGAAGATTCTGATGACAGCTTAATTGAAGATACATCGTTTGATAAATTTCTAAATGATGAAGAGTCAAACCTTATCAATGATGACAAATAA
- a CDS encoding 50S ribosomal protein L9, translated as MKVILRKNYDQLGKIGDLVDVKDGFARNFLLPRQIAYIATKGNIRSLEEEKQQIVKKEAKELTAAKSLATELENVSITIPVKVGEEDKIFGSVTNQMIADALKEKKYDIDKRKIDLEEPIKALGIYSVNIKLHPEVSAVVKTWVVRE; from the coding sequence ATGAAAGTAATACTTAGAAAAAATTATGATCAACTTGGTAAAATTGGCGATCTTGTTGATGTAAAAGACGGATTTGCAAGAAATTTTTTATTACCAAGACAGATTGCATATATTGCAACAAAAGGCAATATTAGATCTTTAGAAGAAGAAAAGCAACAAATTGTAAAAAAAGAAGCAAAAGAACTTACTGCAGCAAAATCACTTGCGACAGAATTAGAAAATGTTTCTATAACAATTCCTGTTAAAGTTGGTGAAGAAGACAAAATTTTTGGATCTGTTACAAATCAAATGATTGCAGATGCTTTAAAAGAAAAGAAATATGATATTGATAAAAGAAAAATTGATTTGGAAGAACCAATAAAAGCTTTAGGAATTTATAGTGTTAACATTAAATTACATCCGGAAGTTAGTGCTGTAGTAAAAACTTGGGTTGTAAGAGAATAG
- the rpsF gene encoding 30S ribosomal protein S6, with product MATRHYESVVILNATLEDPQIEEIITSIHHHIKTNGGEITDVENWGRKRLAYAINNAKSGYYLITRFIAAPSMISEFERSLKLDENVIRYLTISLDKKAIEYLKNAANKKEEPASEQGTEVLEKSTLESVKE from the coding sequence ATGGCAACACGACATTATGAGAGTGTTGTAATTCTTAATGCAACGCTTGAAGATCCCCAAATTGAGGAAATTATTACCTCAATTCATCACCACATTAAAACAAATGGCGGTGAAATTACAGATGTAGAAAATTGGGGAAGAAAAAGACTCGCTTACGCAATTAATAATGCTAAAAGCGGATATTACCTAATCACCAGATTCATTGCAGCACCTTCAATGATTTCCGAATTTGAAAGATCACTCAAGCTTGATGAAAATGTTATAAGATATTTAACAATTTCATTGGATAAAAAGGCAATTGAATATCTCAAAAATGCCGCAAATAAAAAAGAAGAACCAGCTTCCGAACAAGGAACTGAGGTTCTTGAAAAATCAACGTTAGAATCAGTTAAAGAATAA
- a CDS encoding aminoacyl-tRNA hydrolase has translation MRLIVGIGNPGKIYVGTRHNIGFYILDNFAHKLKIDFSPTKSDFWQMESSLDTFHFLLIKPTTFVNNSGLVVQQLVDKFQLNIEDLLVIYDDVNLELGKIRIRKNGSDGGHNGIKSIIYHLQSDEFPRIRIGINGNDEKTDLADYVLSKFSNDEIKTIQEKLPFIFSLLSEFIVNGYGKMLDYFSKESNKNTSKLSHNEE, from the coding sequence TTGAGATTAATTGTCGGAATTGGAAATCCCGGTAAGATTTATGTTGGAACCAGACATAATATAGGATTTTACATTTTAGATAATTTTGCTCATAAATTAAAAATTGATTTTTCTCCAACAAAAAGTGATTTTTGGCAAATGGAAAGTAGCTTAGATACTTTCCATTTTTTATTAATTAAACCAACAACTTTCGTTAATAATTCAGGATTGGTTGTTCAACAACTTGTTGATAAATTTCAATTAAATATTGAAGATTTATTAGTAATTTATGATGATGTTAATCTTGAGCTTGGGAAAATAAGAATTAGAAAAAACGGAAGCGACGGCGGACACAACGGAATTAAATCAATAATTTATCATTTACAATCTGATGAATTTCCAAGAATTAGAATTGGAATAAATGGAAATGATGAAAAAACTGATTTGGCAGATTACGTTTTAAGTAAATTTTCAAATGATGAAATCAAAACAATTCAAGAAAAACTTCCTTTTATATTCAGCTTACTTTCGGAATTTATTGTTAATGGATATGGAAAGATGTTAGATTATTTCAGTAAAGAATCAAACAAAAATACTTCCAAATTATCTCACAATGAGGAATGA
- the secD gene encoding protein translocase subunit SecD, which produces MKELRFRSILVIAAVALSVYLLYPTFQDYNNNKEIAKTVNNLKDSIKTSNSNLSDEQIQNILEYKEDSIRVADPDIKAAREKRIKLGLDLQGGMYLVMEVNTAKLLERLAKDPDLQFQNILKETTEIAKTSDQDFVSILSGKLAENNIRLSRYFGSIRQEDSEIIDELTEQESDAVTRAIEIIRNRIDQYGVSEPSIQKQGARRIIVELPGVAKKEEAKNLLQGRAMLEFKLVKDAEFTFPIMNKIDEVLANLNKDTTEVAIEDSLLSDTELSAEESAKKHPFFSVARLISQNSADAIVEEGKKDLLNNLLNRAEVRKVIPDNVEFVYSAKPYAVQDGITYYVLYLVNKQAELTGGVIVDAQANISQQTTAPVVNMQMNSEGAREWARITGANVNKRCAVVLDGFVYTAPNINEKIPSGSSQISGMDDLEEAKLIEIVLKAGALPAPVDIIEERTVGPSLGQDSINQGFNSTIIAFIIIAFFMFIYYKKSGAFADLALLFTILFIMGILAAFNATLTLPGIAGIILTIGMAVDANVLIFERIREELTTGKTVKAAVQGGFSHSYSAIFDSNITSFFTAVILYQFGSGPIQGFALTLMIGILSSLFCALVITKLLFEFMIAKGYAINIGSRSRIFDKLNYNFLGKRKIGYILSGSLLAIAIISFLIRGVELGIDFKGGSEIAVQFAKPIEITDVRQELSSIGLGNVEVKTFGDDSGVLVRTELQEIPKNLVPNVISTLDKSINKYFPGVQKTIVDSSLNSFTFEFPSVEITNSLIEKLFVDGFQTSRATDDIENRRMTVNLTIADWIKENLIQLHSDNPFQVLKEEKVGPKVGEELKFDAIVAVILSLIVILIYLGFRFKFGFALGAVIALFHDVLITLGAFSLLYGLIPGLNLEISVSVVAAFLTLVGYSINDTVVVFDRIREDIKIHKTANIEEIMNKAINKTLSRTVITSLTTLFAVIVILIFAGEVLRGFAFSLFFGIIIGTYSSIFVASAFVLEYAKKRGQKIQF; this is translated from the coding sequence ATGAAAGAGTTAAGATTTAGGTCAATATTAGTAATTGCAGCAGTTGCACTTAGTGTTTACTTGCTGTACCCTACTTTTCAGGATTATAACAACAATAAAGAAATTGCAAAAACAGTTAATAATCTGAAAGACAGTATTAAAACTTCAAATAGTAATTTATCAGATGAACAAATCCAAAATATTCTTGAATATAAAGAAGACAGTATTCGCGTTGCTGATCCAGATATTAAAGCAGCAAGAGAAAAACGAATTAAATTAGGTCTGGATTTACAAGGTGGAATGTACCTTGTTATGGAAGTTAATACTGCTAAATTACTTGAACGACTTGCAAAAGATCCGGATTTACAATTCCAAAATATTCTTAAAGAAACAACAGAAATTGCAAAGACTTCTGATCAGGATTTTGTTTCAATTCTTTCCGGAAAACTTGCTGAAAACAATATTAGACTCAGCAGATATTTTGGATCAATCAGACAAGAAGATTCAGAAATAATTGATGAACTTACAGAACAAGAATCTGACGCTGTTACAAGAGCTATAGAAATTATCAGAAACAGAATTGATCAATACGGAGTTTCGGAACCGTCAATTCAAAAACAAGGTGCAAGAAGAATTATTGTTGAATTGCCGGGCGTTGCAAAAAAAGAAGAAGCTAAAAATCTTTTGCAAGGCAGAGCAATGTTGGAGTTTAAATTGGTAAAGGATGCAGAATTTACTTTTCCAATTATGAATAAAATAGATGAAGTTCTTGCAAATTTAAATAAAGACACTACCGAAGTTGCTATTGAAGATTCATTACTTTCCGATACCGAACTTTCTGCAGAAGAATCTGCTAAAAAACATCCATTCTTTTCTGTTGCACGATTGATTTCTCAAAATAGTGCTGATGCGATTGTTGAAGAAGGCAAAAAAGATTTATTAAATAATTTGCTAAACCGAGCGGAAGTAAGAAAAGTTATTCCGGATAATGTTGAATTTGTTTATTCGGCAAAACCTTACGCTGTACAAGATGGAATTACTTATTATGTTTTGTATCTTGTAAATAAACAAGCTGAGCTTACTGGCGGAGTTATTGTTGATGCTCAGGCTAATATTAGTCAGCAAACAACTGCCCCGGTTGTAAATATGCAAATGAATTCGGAAGGTGCAAGAGAATGGGCAAGAATTACCGGTGCAAACGTTAATAAAAGATGTGCTGTGGTTTTAGATGGTTTTGTTTATACCGCACCAAATATTAATGAAAAAATCCCATCCGGAAGTTCACAAATCTCCGGAATGGATGATTTGGAAGAAGCCAAATTAATTGAAATTGTATTAAAAGCCGGTGCTTTACCAGCCCCAGTTGATATCATTGAAGAAAGAACAGTTGGTCCGTCACTTGGGCAAGATTCAATCAATCAAGGTTTTAATTCAACAATAATTGCTTTTATTATTATTGCATTTTTCATGTTCATATATTATAAAAAATCTGGCGCATTTGCTGATTTAGCATTATTGTTTACGATTTTATTTATTATGGGAATTTTGGCAGCCTTCAATGCAACTTTAACTCTTCCCGGCATTGCTGGTATTATTCTAACAATTGGAATGGCGGTGGATGCTAACGTTCTTATTTTTGAAAGAATTAGAGAAGAATTAACAACCGGAAAAACTGTAAAAGCTGCTGTTCAAGGTGGTTTTTCACATTCCTATTCCGCAATTTTTGATTCAAACATTACATCGTTTTTTACTGCAGTAATTCTTTATCAATTTGGAAGCGGACCAATTCAAGGATTTGCATTAACTTTGATGATAGGAATCCTTTCAAGTTTATTTTGCGCATTAGTTATTACAAAATTATTATTTGAGTTTATGATTGCTAAAGGATATGCAATTAATATAGGAAGCAGATCGAGAATATTCGATAAACTAAATTACAATTTTCTTGGTAAAAGAAAAATTGGTTATATACTTTCCGGATCATTACTTGCAATTGCAATTATTAGTTTTCTAATTAGAGGCGTTGAATTAGGAATTGATTTTAAAGGCGGTTCTGAAATTGCTGTTCAATTTGCAAAACCTATTGAAATTACAGATGTTAGACAAGAACTAAGTTCTATTGGATTGGGAAATGTTGAAGTAAAAACTTTTGGTGATGATTCCGGTGTTTTAGTTAGAACAGAATTGCAAGAAATTCCTAAAAATTTAGTTCCGAATGTAATTTCAACATTGGATAAATCAATAAATAAATATTTTCCGGGTGTACAAAAAACAATTGTTGATTCTTCTTTAAATTCATTTACATTTGAATTTCCATCAGTTGAAATTACTAACTCTCTTATAGAAAAACTTTTTGTTGATGGATTTCAAACTTCAAGAGCGACTGACGATATTGAAAACCGAAGAATGACAGTTAATTTAACAATTGCAGATTGGATTAAAGAAAATTTAATTCAATTACACTCTGATAATCCTTTCCAAGTTTTGAAAGAAGAAAAAGTTGGACCTAAAGTTGGCGAAGAATTAAAATTTGATGCAATTGTTGCCGTTATACTTTCACTTATTGTAATCTTAATTTACTTAGGTTTCAGATTTAAATTTGGATTTGCGCTTGGTGCGGTAATTGCCCTTTTCCATGACGTTTTAATTACTCTCGGAGCATTCTCGTTATTGTACGGATTGATACCTGGACTTAATTTAGAAATTTCTGTAAGTGTGGTTGCGGCCTTTTTAACTTTAGTTGGTTACTCAATTAATGATACTGTAGTTGTTTTTGATAGAATTAGAGAAGATATTAAAATACACAAAACTGCTAATATTGAAGAAATAATGAATAAAGCTATAAATAAAACGTTATCAAGAACCGTAATTACAAGCTTAACTACTCTATTTGCAGTAATTGTAATTCTAATTTTCGCCGGTGAGGTTTTAAGAGGTTTTGCATTCTCATTATTCTTCGGAATTATAATTGGTACATATTCATCAATTTTTGTTGCGAGTGCATTCGTTTTAGAATATGCAAAAAAACGCGGACAAAAAATTCAATTCTAA
- a CDS encoding 30S ribosomal protein S18, with translation MKNKKARRVIDEYIDYKDGKKLIKFISDQGKIIPRRITGLSAKQHRELVRAVKRARQVAILPFVSEAVK, from the coding sequence ATGAAAAATAAAAAAGCTCGTAGAGTTATAGACGAATACATCGATTACAAAGATGGAAAAAAACTTATTAAATTTATTTCTGACCAAGGTAAAATTATTCCAAGAAGAATTACCGGATTAAGTGCTAAACAACACAGAGAACTTGTTAGAGCAGTTAAAAGAGCAAGACAAGTAGCAATTTTACCATTTGTTTCAGAAGCAGTTAAGTAG